From one Brachypodium distachyon strain Bd21 chromosome 4, Brachypodium_distachyon_v3.0, whole genome shotgun sequence genomic stretch:
- the LOC112268612 gene encoding putative disease resistance protein At1g50180, with translation MAMVADAFASYVADMLKQAVEDEVGILLGVAGDIDKMAVKLGDLKNFLADADRRNITDQSVKGWVAELKRAMYDATDILDDCQLKAMERGESTADKGCCNPFLFCIRNPFHAHDMGTRIKALNKRLNAIKQRGDAFSFINLGFYENRGQIMHASVRGLWIFTREPRAEML, from the coding sequence ATGGCGATGGTGGCGGATGCCTTTGCGTCCTACGTTGCCGACATGCTCAAGCAGGCGGTGGAGGACGAGGTGGGGATACTGCTCGGCGTTGCTGGCGACATCGACAAGATGGCCGTCAAGCTTGGGGACCTCAAGAacttcctcgccgacgccgaccgGAGGAACATCACTGACCAGAGCGTCAAGGGGTGGGTGGCAGAGCTCAAGCGCGCCATGTACGACGCCACCGACATCCTCGACGACTGCCAGCTCAAGGCCATGGAACGTGGAGAATCCACTGCGGATAAAGGGTGCTGCAAtcccttcctcttctgcaTAAGGAATCCCTTCCATGCTCATGACATGGGTACCCGCATCAAGGCGCTCAATAAAAGGCTCAACGCTATCAAACAACGAGGTGATGCCTTCAGCTTCATCAATCTTGGGTTTTACGAGAATCGTGGCCAGATCATGCATGCCTCTGTCCGAGGACTTTGGATTTTCACCCGGGAACCTAGAGCGGAGATGTTATGA